The Pocillopora verrucosa isolate sample1 chromosome 2, ASM3666991v2, whole genome shotgun sequence genome has a segment encoding these proteins:
- the LOC131786048 gene encoding uncharacterized protein: MANSVERALPPLDLTGSSSQVAERWRQWKRSYQYYIDGKGITNPSRKTAQLLHLAGMEVQDIYEDIPDPGPLNANEDNEYVVCLRKLDAHFRAEDNVPYERHVFRQLTPTKGETADKFMVRLRKQARHCNFGPTLEENLRDQLIEKLPNVELKKKLLEVVNITLQAAMDKVRKWKASHEQAGQMVMPSQEPGAGTHAVEERPGRGDKGKSVCFNCGKEGHFAQSTNCPARGRKCSKCGKYGHYASCCKGGRNSKPGKQGNNQQRGGRQQRHGKGRQANHVEGHCNESGEDDSFAFTIEEQTCAMSNSSEPVISVKIGGISRDVLIDSGSASNLISKDTLQELKYQGLKIELKPCLKRLYAYGGRELKIEGQFQTEVSVPKAKVVAHFIVVESGRCLLGYSSATDLGILRVDLSGTLGTGDCNTVDGTFVGGLKAKYPSVFQGIGKLKDYQLKLHIDPSVTPVVQKMRRVPFSVKDKVTAKVNELLEKDIIEKVEGPTVWVSPVVVAPKPSGDIRLCRHAESQRGHYSGKTAHTNHR, from the coding sequence atggcGAATTCAGTAGAAAGGGCGCTTCCACCTCTAGATTTAACAGGGTCTTCCTCTCAGGTCGCGGAACGATGGCGACAGTGGAAACGATCGTATCAGTATTACATCGATGGCAAGGGAATTACGAATCCTTCTCGGAAAACAGCTCAGTTACTTCATTTAGCAGGTATGGAAGTACAAGATATTTACGAAGATATTCCAGATCCTGGACCACTGAATGCTAACGAGGATAATGAGTATGTGGTGTGTCTGCGAAAGTTGGATGCTCATTTCCGAGCCGAGGACAATGTACCGTACGAGCGTCATGTCTTTCGTCAACTTACGCCGACAAAGGGAGAGACCGCCGATAAGTTCATGGTTCGTTTACGTAAACAAGCTCGTCATTGTAATTTTGGTCCaactttggaagaaaatttacgggatcaattgattgaaaagttgcctAATGTTGAGCTAAAGAAGAAGCTATTGGAAGTCGTTAATATTACTCTGCAAGCAGCAATGGATAAAGTTCGAAAGTGGAAAGCCTCACACGAGCAGGCAGGTCAAATGGTCATGCCAAGCCAAGAACCTGGAGCAGGTACTCATGCAGTTGAAGAACGTCCTGGGCGTGGAGACAAAGGGAAAAGCGTTTGTTTCAACTGTGGTAAAGAAGGTCATTTTGCCCAAAGTACAAATTGTCCCGCCCGAGGTCGCAAGTGCAGCAAGTGTGGTAAATATGGTCATTATGCCAGCTGTTGCAAAGGGGGAAGGAACTCGAAGCCTGGAAAACAAGGTAACAACCAACAACGGGGAGGCAGACAGCAGCGTCATGGTAAGGGGAGACAGGCAAATCATGTTGAGGGTCATTGTAACGAGTCAGGTGAGGATGacagttttgcttttactaTAGAAGAACAGACATGTGCTATGTCAAATTCCTCTGAACCCGTTATCTCAGTGAAGATTGGTGGAATCAGCAGAGATGTGTTGATTGATTCAGGTTCTGCAAGTAACCTCATTAGTAAAGATACACTGCAGGAACTTAAGTATCAGGGGCTCAAGATTGAATTAAAACCTTGTCTGAAGAGATTGTATGCTTATGGGGGTCGAGAGCTTAAAATTGAGGGCCAGTTTCAGACAGAAGTTTCCGTACCCAAAGCAAAGGTTGTGGCACATTTCATTGTTGTTGAATCCGGGCGTTGTTTGCTGGGATATTCGTCCGCCACAGATCTTGGAATCCTTCGTGTGGATCTCTCGGGAACTCTTGGGACAGGAGACTGTAACACTGTTGATGGTACCTTCGTGGGAGGACTCAAAGCAAAATACCCCAGTGTATTCCAGGGAATTGGAAAGCTTAAAGATTATCAGTTGAAGCTACACATTGACCCCAGTGTAACTCCAGTCGTTCAAAAAATGCGACGAGTACCTTTTTCTGTAAAGGACAAAGTAACTGCCAAGGTTAACGAACTCCTTGAAAAGGACATAATTGAGAAAGTCGAGGGGCCTACGGTGTGGGTAAGCCCAGTCGTTGTTGCTCCTAAACCGTCCGGGGACATAAGGTTGTGTCGACATGCGGAGAGCCAACGAGGCCATTATTCGGGAAAGACTGCTCATACCAACCATAGATGA